TAATTCCCTTCCCTCGCTTTAGCTGAATCTGAAAAACAATGATTACACTCCTTGAAAACTTGCTTGAACGCTCGGACGGCGCCTACATTGAGCCCCAAGACCTCGATCAGGTCGATCAAACCCTCCAATCTTGGGGCGATCGCCGCATCACCTACCAACTCATCCAGGAAAAAGAAGAAAAAATTGTCGATGAAACCCTTAAACGTTTCCAGACAGACCACGAAATTCTCTTAAAATCAGCCCCGGCCAATGTTCTAAAAAAATGTAAAGGCGACCTCGTTTCCGTACTGCGTAACTGCGCCACCGCAATGCTCCTCCAGGATGAAGAGTTACTCAAGGACCGCTTTTTGTACTGGATGCAAAACATCATGCGGGCAGTGAAAAACCAGAAATATAACGACCAGGTTTATCGCATTATCCAAGACGTTGTTCAGGAAGAATTACCAGCCCAATACGCCCAACAGATGCTCCCCTACCTCCAGCTCACCCACCAATACCTCAGCGAATAACCATGACCCTTTCTGCGATTCCTGGTAACTATTTCACCCCCCGGGGCTATATCAAATCTGAACCTGATACGGGCCTTTTAAGAACCCGCCACGGCAATCGTCTTTTGGCTGTGCCAGAAGTCCTCCTGCGTAGCGTCCACAAAGCACTCCGGGAAGAAACCGGAGAAGCAACACCCTTTGCCCTCTATACCTTTGGCTTTTGGTGGGGAGGCGCATTCTATGACCGTCTCAAAGAAGAAATAGAAGAATATTACCAACGGACCATCCCCCAGATGAACGCCCTAGAATTTTTGGTGATGATGCGCCAGATCTGGGAAACCCATGGTTTTGGTCACCTCAATCTAGACTTTAAGCACCGTTCTTTGGGGCTGATCAAGGTGCAGGTAGAAGCGTCAATGATGCAATTGGGCACTGAGGTCGGTCTCAAGGAAGGACAAATGCCCTCCTATCACCTAGAAGCAGGCTTCATTGCCGCTTGGTTTTCCCGCTGGGCAGGGAAAGGTATTCGAGCTTGTGCGGTAGATCTCCCGCCGGATGGCGCAGTGGCGATCGCCCAACCAACAACCCTAGCCACTTTCTTTGTCGGGCTGGCTCCCAAGATTGAGCAAGCAGAAATGTGGGTCAAACAGGGTTTATCTAGCGCTGAGATCATCGAAAAGTTTGCCGCGACAGATTCCTAATCTCAATCAAGTATTCTTCATCAAATTTTCTGGCTCAGGGATATTTAATCAATTGAGTTAAGACTTTTGTGCCTGTTTGTGAAAATGCCTGATTCTGGAGCGACTAAACAGCTCGATTATTCTTCTTAAGTTATTGAGTTAAGTTTTTTTAGAAAATTTACAAAGGGCCGCCACCAAAATAGAATGGCCATTGCCTAAAAGAAATTATCCGGCTTCAAAAAATCAATCAGCCCTAAAATTTGAGAAGAAATCTATCTCAATCCTCTCAATCATCCATCTTTACTAACAACTATAAACGTATTTATATCTTCAATATTATTTCAGAATAGAGATTGCTTTAATTATGTTAATTGAGAATATCTGATTATTTTCCAAGAAAAGAAAGTATACATTAGCTTTAGTCAGATGATTGTAGCTTCGATACAAGCTGTCACTATCTCTTTAAAACGCCTTGTGATATTCAAGGTCATTTAAAAAGAGATAATAATTGTTATTGGTGGCGAAGTTTTTCGGGCGATCGCCTCACCCAGCAACTCACACAGTGAAAATGGTTGGATGCTTGACAAGCCCATGGGGCCTCCGGTTTAGCAAGACCAGTAAATATCAGCTTTGGCGATCGTCTAATCAAATTTTGTTTGCATAGCATCCCCCCTTAGACATGCATACAAAAAAAATTATATGTAAATCTTAAAAAAGAGTGTTGTGCACAGAAATCTAAATGTAGATAGCACTTCAAAAAATTTATGGTCAGGGTTTGCGCTCCTGGCTGGGGCTAACATAGAGGCGATCGCCATGAGCCGTTTCAATCTAGATCAAATCACTAATTAGTAACCATTTCAAAATTTCATTACATGTATTTGTTTTTCGCCCATCGTTGAATTCTGGGTTGTAAACTGCATTACCATCGTGCCTAGAAAAATTGACTAGCATATTAGAAATTGAACATGAATATCTAGAACCCATCGCCTAATCACAAAAAATAATGGCTTATCCCTGCAAGTAGCAGTTCTCAAAATTGTTTTGCCCAGGTCACGATATCAACTTAATAAAGGAGCCAAGCACAATGGACAAGGCACCGATTCTTGATTTCATCAGGGACCACATAAACGCGGCAGATAAATCGTCCCATGAGCAAATACAAAAAACATTACAAACTATTCGTACACACCTAGGCTTAGAAGTCGCCTTTCTTGCCGAATTCACCGAAGGACAACGGGTTTTTCGTTACGTTGATTCGTCCCATCCGCAATCACCGATTCATGTGGGGGGAGCTGATCCCCTCGAAGAGAGCTATTGCCAGCGGATCATTGATGGCCGTTTACCCGAACTCATTTTAGATGCGACTCAGTTGCCTGCTGCCCAGGAATTAGCAGTGACAACCGCATTACCTGTGGGTGCTCATCTCAGCGTTCCGGTGAGGCTCAAGGATGGGACTCTTTACGGTACTTTTTGTTGTTTTAGTTTTACGCCAAACCAGTCTCTCAATGAGCGTGATTTGGCCATTATGAGGGTTGCGGCCGAATTTGCAGCGGCTCAAATCGAACACTACCGAGAGGCAGAAAGACTTAAATCAGAGATACGTGAACGCATCTACGCTGTCTTATCCGGCGATGCGCTATCTATGGTTTACCAGCCTATTTATCACTTGGCGGAAAACCGGGTTGTCGGCTTGGAGTCGTTGGCGCGTTTTTTCACCACACCCATGCGATCGCCTGACATCTGGTTTAACGAGGCAGCCTATGTTGATCTCAGTATTCCCCTCGAATTAATGGCGATCCAACTAGCTCTGGACGGCATTAAGCACTTCCCGGCGGATACTTATGTCGCGGTAAATATATCTCCCAAAACTATTTTAGATGGCAAGTTGGGGGACGCCCTGGCTGGGTGGCCGCTGGGGCAAATCGTACTAGAAGTCACCGAGCATGCCGTTATTGATCATTACGATGACATCACTAGGGTTGTAAATCCGTTGCGGCAGCGCGGGTTACGCATCGCCGTAGACGACGCTGGGGCAGGCTATGCAAGCTTCCGGCATATCCTAAACCTGGCTCCCGATGTGATCAAGCTTGATATCAGTATCACCCGCAACATCGATACTGATCGTTCGCGGCGCGCCCTAGCCGCGGCCCTCATCAGCTTCGCCCAAGAAACCGGTAGTAAAATCGTGGCTGAAGGTGTGGAAACGGCATCAGAGCTTGCTGTATTGCAAGAACTCGGTATCAACAAAGCACAGGGATACTTCCTCGGCAAACCCATGTCCCTGAAAGATGCGAGCCAACTTGTGCAGAATGGTTGTAGCTCTTTAGTCTAGTCTTGGTATAACCCATCAAAAAATCGCCCTTAAACCCAGCTTCGATGGTGCAATGCTGGAGGCGATCGCCTCAGTGTTCCCGAAAAAAAATTTCCACAGTTCGCAGAGGAGATTCTCGGTTTCCCTGGGGGCGGCGTCCTGTGTACATCATCCATTAAGATAATTCGTGTTATGCATAGAGTTGCATTTCAATGGTTGCTCGATGATTTTATCCTTACACCATGGCCATGCTTGGGATGTCTCCCCGGCGATCGCCCGTGATCTACAAGCTTCGCTGCAGCAGTGGGTCATCACTGAAAATCGGCTTCCTTCGAATATCACAACCATTGTCGGGGTTGACGTAGGCTTTGAAGAACAATTTACGGTGACTCGAGCAGCAGCGGTGCTGCTTACCTTTCCAGAACTAACCGTATTAGCAACGGCGATCGCCACACGGCCCACAACCTTTCCCTACGTCCCGGGATTACTCTCTTTTCGAGAAGTTCCTACAATTCTCGATGCTTTAGCACAACTCCCGCAGTTGCCAGACCTCATTTTCTGCGATGGCCATGGCTACGCCCATCCCCGACGCTTCGGCCTGGCCTGTCACTTGGGTGTACTCTTAGATTTGCCGACCATTGGCATTGCCAAATCTCGTTATATCGGCATTCACTCAGACGTTCCCCTCGAAAAAGGAGCCTGGGTTCCCCTTGAGGATCAAGGAGAAATCATCGGGGCAGTGCTCCGCAGTCGGACAAAGGTACGGCCCCTTTATATTTCTGTCGGCCACCGCTTAGATCTAGCCACGGCCCTTGGTCTAGTGCTGGCTTGCACCCCTAAATATCGTCTCCCAGAACCAACTCGTCTAGCGGATAAATTGGCCTCCCGCCGATAAGGGGTTGCCAACATTCTCTGAAAAAAATTTCCCTGGGACAGCCTGGGTTAATCGCGTTGATAGTTTTCGTTAGGTTTCCTTTAGGTGATCGCACAGGTTTGACGGTAACACCAGCGGAGGAGAATCACGCCTAAAATGAATTTCGTCGCTTCTAGGGCCCAGTACAATCCATGCCAAACAAACATTTTTAGGGGCATCGTCGTCACCTCTGCAAAATCCAACATCTCTAGACTAAATCCGGTGAGATGTGGCGTGATGAGATAGGTATAAATTAGGGTGATATTAAACAAAATACTGGCAATGACAAGGCCATTGAGGGCTTGGCGATCGCTAAATAAATGTTGAGATCTAAACCCAAAGAAAGCGGTGAGAATTGTCGCGGCACAAACCACTTCTAGACGGTTGAAAACACCAAATAAGAGGTAACCCGCAGTGAGAAATCCACGATCATTCATCATGCCTGCCATGGATAGCACTGGCATAATCACAAAATCTAACAGCAAAGAAGCACTGAGCCAAAACCCCAAGGTTGCCATCACAACGGCCGGCAAATTAAGGGAAAAAAGCTGTTTTTTCAGGGCATCATTCAACATGGTTATTCTCCCAAGTGGGGCCTTACTTTTTTAGCTTAAAAGTTTAGGGGAACCCGGTGGGAGATTACCGATAAAACTGCATTATCTAGTAATACTCTTTCACAAATCGCAATGATTTACCGGATGATCTTCGGGTGATTCTGCCGCATGGTAGGAGCTGCGCACCAACGGCCCAGAGCGCACATGGGAAAAACCCATTTCCCTGGCGATCGCCCCGAGGCGATCAAATTCCGCTGGTGTCCAGTATTTCTGGACGGGTAAATGGGCCAAAGAAGGCCGTAAATATTGCCCTAAGGTGAGGCGATCGCAGCCCACCGCCCGTAAATCGCGCAACGCTTGAATAATTTCCGCTTCCGTCTCCCCATGGCCAAGCATTAATCCCGATTTTGTCGGCAGTTTAGGATCGCATTGCTTCACCCGTTCAAGCACCCTGAGCGATCGCCCATATTTTGCCCCCCGACGCACTGGCCCCTGGAGCCGCTCTACCGTTTCAATGTTGTGGTTGTAGCAAGCAGGTTTCGCTGCCACCACCGTCTGAACCCGTTCTGCTTGGGTAATCTCTGCCCCTTGCCCACTCCAGAAATCGGGGGTTAGCACCTCAATTTGGGTATTGGGGTTTTTCGCCCGAATCGCCGCCATGACCCGCACAAACCAGCTCGCTCCCCCGTCCGCAAGATCATCTCTGGCCACCGAAGTCAACACTACATAATCTAAACCCAATAACTGCACCGACTCTGCCACTTTCTGCGGCTCTTCGGGGTCTAAGGGGAGAGGAATTTGCCCCTTATCCACCTGACAAAAGGCGCAGGCTCTTGTACAAACTTGCCCCATGAGCAGAAAAGTCGCCGTTTTGTTGGCGTAGCATTCTCCCCGATTGGGGCACTTTCCTTCCTCACAGATGGTGTGAATACCCCGCTGTTTGATAATGCGTTGGACGGTCGAAATTTCGCTGGCCTTACCCAGGGGGGCCTTGACCCAATTGGGCATCGGTAAAATGGGTTGGTCGCTAAAACGGGGGGGAATTGAAGCCATAAGTTTCACAAAAGGCTACTGAGGGGGATCTGGCGCTTTAAAATTAGCTTACACTGGTGAAACCTGAATCGCTCAACTTCTAAGGGTCTGTAGATTGTGGCTAATTTCGACCATGGTCAAGGCCGTATCATCGTAAGGAATGAGCCAGTCAACTATTCGAAGTTGTGAAGGAGTACACTGTGACCCACAAAATTCTAGTGATCGACGACAGTAAGGTGATCCGCATGCGGGTTAAAGATATGCTGCCCGATGGCAATTTTGAGGTGATCGAGGCCAAAAATGGACTAGAGGGTTTCAATCTCATCAATACGGAACACCCTAATTTGATCATGTTGGATTTTTTACTCCCAAAGATGAGTGGCTGGGAAGTGTACCAAGAAATCCAAAAGCGGCCGGAACTAAAGGCAATTCCCTTAGTGTTAATGTCTGGGCGCAAAGAGGAAGTCACGGAAAAACTACCGGAGCCCTTTGAAGAATTTTCGTTTATTGAAAAGCCCTTTGACCAAAAACAGCTGATTAATGCCATCAAAGAGGCGATGGCCAAGGCGAAAAAGTATTCCCAAACGCTACCGACTCAGTCGATACCTGGGCGTACTGTGGATACGACTGGGGATCCGATGGCGGCAGAAATTGTTGCTCTCCAAAGTAAAGTTAATGCTCTCCAAGGGGAAATTGAAGTCCTCAGGAAGCAGATGGGACAGTTGGTCAGCTTTGTGAAACAAAAGCTCAAGTAGGCGATCGCCCAGAGCCGCTCAGGCTTACCCGAGGCAACTCGGACTGGGAGCATAATTTTTTTGAAGACAGTAATGTAGATAATGGGTGCGCAGTTTTCTTCTCTGGCAAAGGTATTGGGGCTGTCGGCTTTGGGTTCGGCGCTGATCAAGTATGGTCTGCCCTATGGCTTCGGTATCGGGGCGATCGCCCCATCGAACCCGGTGGCAGTGGTGGCGGTTCTGGGCCCATCCCTTGTGATGGGGGGGCTGCTGTGGTGGCGCTCTACCCAGGTCAATGGCTCCTAAGGGTAACGAAACTGATCCGAGGGACAACGGTCAGTGAAAGCCTGGGAGATAATACAAAAAAATGAGTGATTGAGGCAGATGAACGAGGTGGATTTTCGGAAATGGAGCGGCTTTATTATTCTGCTCAGTTCCTTCTATATTCTCTGGCAAATTAAATCGTTTCTGCTGCTCCTCTTGACGGCAGTAATCTTGGCCAATGCTCTCAATGTTTTAGTACGCAATCTGCAGGTGTGGGGCGATCGCCTGGCGGCTCGCTGCAATCAACCCCTATTTCGCATCAAACGCTCCTTCGCTGTCTTCCTTGCCCTCTTCCTCGTGTTGTTCATCCTTTGGATTGCCCTCACGATCGTTGTTCCCCCCTTCATTGGCCAGTTCCAAACCCTCTTTAGCAAAATCACCACTGGTTTCTACCGTTTTGATGAATGGCTCAATACCCAAATTCTGATGGTTGAAGATCGGATGGGCCTGCCCATTAGCGAACAATTGCCCAACCTCGATGACTTGGTGCGCCAAGTTCCGCCCCTATTAAACGAAGTTCTTAACCGTGGTTGGACTCTCTTTTCTGATTCCCTGAGGGTCTTGCTCAATGCCCTATTGCTGCTGATGCTGACCTTGATGTTCCTGAGCAATCCCCAACCCTATCGTCGGGGATTCATTCGCCTATTTCCCTCGTTTTATCGGCGGCGGGTCGATGAAATTCTCAATATCTGCAATATTGCCCTTACTGGCTGGGTGATTGGTGTTTTGATCAATATGGTCTTCATCGGGACCTTGAGCTACATCGGCCTGGTGATTCTTGGGGTCCCCCTGGCCCTCCCCCAAGCAATTTTGGCTGGCCTCTTAAATCTAATTCCGAATATTGGCCCCTCCCTGAGTGTGATTCCGCCGTTGCTTGTCTCTCTTTTGGAAGCTCCTTGGAAAATTTGGGCAGTTTTGATCCTTTACTTTGTGATCCAGCAGGTCGAATCGGGCCTGTTGACCCCCTGGATGATGGCGAGGCAAGTATCAATTCTCCCGGCGGTGACGCTGCTGGCCCAGGTCTTTTTTGCTGTGACCCTAGAGCTAGGCTTCCTGGGTTTATTTCTTGCCTTACCCTTGGCGATTATTGGTCAAATTATTGTGCGGGAAGTCATTGTGAAAGATATTCTTGACCCTTGGCAGAGCGAACATCCCCATTCAATCTTGGCGACAGTGTCTGGCATGATCGGAGCCGAAACCCACAAGGAGACGACAGCACCAGAGTCACCATCAATGGAACCCCCGGCAGACCCAGCTTAAAACCCAGAAAGCTGTTATGCAATCGAAAAATTCGGAGGATGGAAAACCGGCCCCCTATCTGGGCGGCGAACCTTGGGAGGAAAGGCATAATGCCAAGGCGCTTAAATTCCTGGGAACAGGTTTTGCTAGGAGAGTTTGATTCGTAATTTGTTTAAATTAGAGCTGGCAAGATCTCACCCAATACCAATGACATATTTGCGCCATTCATGATTGACATCGTCGCGGGTGTATTTGAGGAGCTCAAAGTAAAGGCTGCTATGAGGTTTGCGGGGCTGGCTCAACAGCTCCATGTTGGCTTCTCTGGGGGTGCGATTGCCTTTGCGGACATTGCAGCGCATGCAGGCCGTGACGAGATTTTCCCAGCTATCGACGCCCCCCCGTGACCGGGGAATGATGTGGTCAAGGGTGAGTTGTTCGCCACGCTTGCTGCAATATTGGCAGGTGTGGCGATCGCGTTCCAGAATATTTTTGCGGGTGAGGGGGATATCCCGGTAGGGAACTTTGATGTAATGACGTAGGCGGATGACCGTCGGCAGGGGCAGATTGTGATAGATGACACGGCCATTGTGCTCTAAACTCTCTGCCTTATCCTTGAGTAACAGCACGATCGCCCGGCGCCAACTGGTGATGTTGAGCGGTTCGTAGGACGCATTGAGCACTAATACCTTGGCCATATTTTCCTCACCGATTTTTGCAGGAATAATAGGGGACTCAATATTTCCGCATATGCTAGCACAGCTCCCAAAAGTGGTGGGACATTGGCGTTGGGCAGGCCATTGCGTCACAATCTGTATATAGTTTTGATTCTCTACAGCAACTATTTTTTCAATGAAAATCGCGATTACTGGTGCTACGGGGCTCGTGGGCAAACGTTTGGTTGAACGGCTTTATCCCACCCATCAGCTCTTGATCTTGACCCGCAACGAAGCCAAAGCCCAGAAAACTTTTCCGGCCTCGGCCTACCCCAAGCTAGAGATTGTCACTTACCTGCCCACAGAAACGGGGCCCTGGCAAGGGGCCATTTCTGGCTGTGATGGGGTGATCAATTTGGCGGGAGCCCCGATCGCCGAACAGCGGTGGACAGCGAGCTATAAACAAGAAATTCTGCGTAGTCGCCAGGTGGGTACAGACAAACTCGTTGAGGCGATCGCCAAAGCCCAAACCAAACCTAAAGTGCTGATCAATGCCTCGGCGATCGGTTATTACGGCACTAGTGAAACAGCGACCTACATCGAGACCAGTGCCATGGGGAGCGATTTTCTCGCTGAAGTTTGTCAAAAATGGGAAACCGCAGCGCGACAGGCCGAAGCCCACGGCACACGCACAGTGATTCTCCGGTTTGGCATCGTCCTCGCCAAAGAAGGGGGCGCCCTCGGAAAGATGTTGCTAGCCTTTAACACCTTCATGGGTGGGCCATTGGGCACAGGCAAACAGTGGGTGTCTTGGATCCACCGGGATGATCTGGTGGCTCTCATCACCACGGCCCTCGCGGAAGACAGTTGGCAGGGGGTCTATAACGCCACCGCCCCCAACCCAGTGACCATGGGACAACTGGCCCAAGCCCTCGGTGCTGTGATCAAACGCCCATCTTGGCTCCCAGTGCCGGGCTTCGTTCTTGAATTGCTCCTGAGTGACGGTGCAAAAGTTGTCCTGGAAGGACAAAAGGTACTCCCCCAACGCACGGAAGCAGCCGGGTTTCAGTTTAAATTTACAAATGTTGGTGCCGCCCTCAAAGATCTACTACATCCTTAGGCCAAATTTCCCTTTAAAATTCCCCAAATCATCGGGCATTTGACGTGGATTTTCGCAGTCATTCTCCCCAGATTTGGGGATCTTCAAAAAATCTTGGAAGATGTCTCCGAAGCACTCTGGAATTTTCAAATAGCATTCAATTTAAGCGTTCTTCACGTTGCCTTAATCGCCCTTGATAGCGCGTCTCCAATACAATAAAAGCCTCCGTTTGAAAAATATTTTGCCCCCAAGAAATAATCAAAAAATTTATGTTAGAGTCGGAACCGTTGACGCGATTGAGATGATATTTTCTCAGCCATGGCCAATAGGTGTGACAATTTCCAGAATGGAACTCTGATTTATGGGAGCGCGTCTCTAAACTACCTTGACCAACGGCGATCGCCTCCATCCCCAGAACCCTCTAGTTCAGATAGTGGACTTGCTTGAATGGGGATTTGTCCGGTGTAAGGTAAGCCAGTTTTGTTGGTTGATTTTTGGGATTATTTTTTCTAATCTCGCAAATATTTTTTTGAGGTTTTATTTATGAAAAGTCTGGTTCATTTGGGTCAAAAAGCATTGTTGATGGGAACGGCGATCGCCGGAACAGTCGCTGGTTTTGCTGGGGGAGCCCTTGCCTTACCAGAAGCAACTGTGATCGAAAAATTGCGGCCAATCCCAATGTATATGCTGATCAACGACGAGGGGCAGCCCATTTTTGCGACGATTACCGATCAATCTGGCAATGAATCAGGCGTTACGGGTGTATTTGTGAGCCCATCGGATGCAGAAAATTTGGTGGCTAACCGTCGCACCGAATCTAACCAACTTTTGCAAGAAGAACGGGCGAAAGCCGATGCAAACCCCGAGGTAATTGCGGCATTAGAAGAGCAAGCTAACCTCTGGGAAGAGGCGACAATCTTACCGATTGGCCTCGACCGGATTTATCAGTTTGCCCGGAGCAATGAGGCCGAAAATCTGACCTTTAAGTTTCTGCCGACGATGGAGCAGCTCAATGCGGCGGCCGAGGTGACTCAACAGGAAGATTTTCCTGGAGTACCGCTATTTTTCCTCTCGGTGCAGGAAAAGGATGCCAATGGCCAGGATGTAGTTTCTTTCCCGACCCTCGCTAGTAATGGGGGCGATGGCCAAGGGGAAATTCCGGTGTTTTTTGAGGTAGACCCGATCCTTGAGCAGCTCGATGATTTTCCTGAGAATGAAGACCTGAGCATCAATGTAATGCCCCTCGAAGTGTTTATCGCCAAGCTATTGGATTCTGATTTACCTGCTGAGGAGCAGGAATTTTTAGAGGCGATGACCTTGATCCCACCCATGGAGTCGGCCCAGTTGATCCAGTCGATCCTTGAGCAACAGCAGCAGCAGCAGTAAGGCCTTGGTTGAGTTGATTGCGGCTCAGGCAGTGATGCAGTGGCGACAGTGGGCTCAGACCCAGGCGATCGCCACTGCGATTCCCATTTTTGAGGTGGACTGGTTTTTGCAGGGAGTCACGGACTTAACGGCCCTCGAATTGCGCTTGGGTATTGGTCGCTCTGTCCGTAGTGCCCACAGTTTAGACAAATTGGTGGTCCTCTGGGAAAAGCGCACCCAAGAAGCCTTGCCGGTGCAATACCTCGTCGGTAAGGCGTCGTGGCGCGACTTTGAGTTGATCGTTACACCAGCGGTATTGATCCCTCGGCCGGAAACAGAATATTTGATTGATTTGGTGCACAGTCTACCCGCAGATTTACAACAAGGCCCCTGGGTTGATCTCGGCACAGGGAGTGGGGCGATCGCCCTGGGTTTGGCAGACTGTTTTCCTCGGGCGACAATCCATGCCGTAGACCAGAGTGAGGCGGCCCTAGGGGTGGCCCGTCAGAATGCTGCAGCCTACGGTTTCCAAGAAAAAATTCAGTTTTACCAGGGCAGTTGGTGGGAACCGCTGGGCCACCTCCGGGGAAAGGTTTCTGGGATGATCTCAAATCCGCCCTACATTCCTTCAGGAATGCTGCCCGATTTGCAGCCGGAAGTGTATCGCCACGAACCCCACAGCGCCCTCGATGGGGGCACAGACGGCCTGGATGATATTCGAGTGCTGGTCAATGAAGCACCACAATATCTGGTTTCTGGGGGAATTTGGCTGATTGAGATGATGTTAGGCCAGGGGGAAAGGGTCGCCCAGTTACTCGCCGATAATGGCCAATATGAAAATATTCGGGTGATTAATGACTTTGCTGGGGGCGATCGCTATGTGTGGGCTCAGCGCAAGTAAATATTGATATCGACGTGATCTTTATCACGAGAGACTAAATCGGAAAAATTTAAGATGAATTCGAGCTAGTTATTCCCCTCAATCTGGGCATAATAAGCATAGGTAGAACTATGGCTTAAGCCATGAGCGGCATCATGACCGAACGAACACTATGAAATTTTTCCTGTTCCAAACCTGGCTTAAAATCCGTCGGCGACCTCTAAAATCGTCTATCAACGAAAAGGGTTTTGTGCTGCCATTGGTATTTGGGTTGGGATTTTTCATGCTCATCATCGGCGCCACCATGATCTACCGCAGCCAGGATGATCAAACTACGGCGATCGCCCAACGGGAAACTTCATCAGGTCTTGCTGCTGCCGAAACAGGAATAAACCGCGTCTATAACTTCCTCACGGCAAATCGCGTTTTTTCCCAATATCCATCAAGTGATGGTCTCCAATCCTATTCCTGGCAAAATGACCAAACTTGGGAAACATTGGTCGCTAATGCTGACACCAATCCAATCATTGTCGACCAATGCTTTACAGAAACTGCCATTAATGAAGCTGTTGACGAATTGGAGCTTTACGTTGGCGGTGTTTGGGTTCCTATTGACGAAAATCGACCAGAAGAAGGACAGTTTCAAGTCATCAGCTATGAATACATCGGCGCTGACAAAGACGATGAGAAAAACATCGATGCTGGCGTACTTATCGGGCGTGGAATTCTCCAGGTAAAAGGGCGTGTCAATACTGATAGTGAAGATGATACAGGTGATAGTGACCTGGGTACTGCTATTAGCTCCCTCCAAGTGGAAATTCCTATTCTCAAAAACCAGCCAGCCGTGCGCAGC
The nucleotide sequence above comes from [Synechococcus] sp. NIES-970. Encoded proteins:
- a CDS encoding hypothetical protein (conserved hypothetical protein TIGR01777), translating into MKIAITGATGLVGKRLVERLYPTHQLLILTRNEAKAQKTFPASAYPKLEIVTYLPTETGPWQGAISGCDGVINLAGAPIAEQRWTASYKQEILRSRQVGTDKLVEAIAKAQTKPKVLINASAIGYYGTSETATYIETSAMGSDFLAEVCQKWETAARQAEAHGTRTVILRFGIVLAKEGGALGKMLLAFNTFMGGPLGTGKQWVSWIHRDDLVALITTALAEDSWQGVYNATAPNPVTMGQLAQALGAVIKRPSWLPVPGFVLELLLSDGAKVVLEGQKVLPQRTEAAGFQFKFTNVGAALKDLLHP
- a CDS encoding hypothetical protein (conserved hypothetical protein), translating into MKSLVHLGQKALLMGTAIAGTVAGFAGGALALPEATVIEKLRPIPMYMLINDEGQPIFATITDQSGNESGVTGVFVSPSDAENLVANRRTESNQLLQEERAKADANPEVIAALEEQANLWEEATILPIGLDRIYQFARSNEAENLTFKFLPTMEQLNAAAEVTQQEDFPGVPLFFLSVQEKDANGQDVVSFPTLASNGGDGQGEIPVFFEVDPILEQLDDFPENEDLSINVMPLEVFIAKLLDSDLPAEEQEFLEAMTLIPPMESAQLIQSILEQQQQQQ
- a CDS encoding methyltransferase, methylase of peptide chain release factors; its protein translation is MQWRQWAQTQAIATAIPIFEVDWFLQGVTDLTALELRLGIGRSVRSAHSLDKLVVLWEKRTQEALPVQYLVGKASWRDFELIVTPAVLIPRPETEYLIDLVHSLPADLQQGPWVDLGTGSGAIALGLADCFPRATIHAVDQSEAALGVARQNAAAYGFQEKIQFYQGSWWEPLGHLRGKVSGMISNPPYIPSGMLPDLQPEVYRHEPHSALDGGTDGLDDIRVLVNEAPQYLVSGGIWLIEMMLGQGERVAQLLADNGQYENIRVINDFAGGDRYVWAQRK